One stretch of Aeromicrobium fastidiosum DNA includes these proteins:
- a CDS encoding ATP-binding cassette domain-containing protein, with the protein MSDTTPLLQLRGVNKSFGVVHVLHDVDLAIYPGQVTALVGDNGAGKSTLVKTISGTYAADNGEYLFEGKPVTVHGPKDASALGIEVVYQDLALCENLDIVENMFLGREKKNGIVLDETTMESQAREALKSLSVRTVKSVRQSVSSLSGGQRQTVAIAKSVLWNSKVVLLDEPTAALGVAQTRQVLDLVRRLADSGVGVLLISHNLTDVFEVADRITALYLGRVAADVATKDVTSRQVVELITTGTSSDLDVAAAPSTTV; encoded by the coding sequence ATGAGCGACACGACCCCACTCCTGCAGCTGCGCGGAGTCAACAAGAGCTTCGGCGTCGTCCACGTCCTGCACGACGTCGACCTGGCCATCTACCCCGGGCAGGTCACCGCCCTCGTCGGCGACAACGGCGCGGGCAAGTCGACGCTCGTCAAGACCATCTCCGGCACGTACGCGGCCGACAACGGTGAGTACCTCTTCGAGGGCAAGCCCGTCACGGTGCACGGCCCCAAGGACGCCTCTGCCCTCGGCATCGAGGTCGTCTACCAGGATCTCGCCCTGTGCGAGAACCTCGACATCGTCGAGAACATGTTCCTCGGCCGTGAGAAGAAGAACGGCATCGTCCTCGACGAGACCACGATGGAGTCGCAGGCCCGTGAGGCGCTGAAGTCGCTCTCGGTGCGCACCGTCAAGTCCGTGCGCCAGAGCGTCTCGAGCCTCTCGGGAGGTCAGCGCCAGACCGTCGCGATCGCGAAGTCGGTGCTGTGGAACTCCAAGGTCGTCCTGCTCGACGAGCCGACCGCCGCACTCGGCGTGGCCCAGACCCGTCAGGTGCTCGACCTCGTGCGACGTCTCGCCGACTCCGGCGTGGGCGTGCTGCTGATCTCGCACAACCTCACCGACGTCTTCGAGGTCGCCGACCGCATCACGGCCCTCTACCTCGGTCGCGTGGCCGCCGACGTCGCGACGAAGGACGTCACGTCCCGTCAGGTCGTCGAGCTCATCACGACCGGCACCTCATCCGACCTCGACGTGGCCGCAGCCCCGTCCACCACCGTCTGA